The following DNA comes from Teredinibacter haidensis.
TCGTAACAGTACGCACTTACTGGGGCTGATAAACGATATTCTCGACCTGTCTAAAATTGATGCCGGGCGAATGGTTCTGAGCGAAGAAAGTATTGTTGTTGGCGAACTCGTCAACGATATTAAAATGGAGCTTACGCCACTGGCAGAAAGGAAAAAACTTGCGTTCACTGTCGAAAATTACGCACGTAATATTTCTGTTGTGAGTGATAAAGCTAAGCTTCGGCAAATGCTTCTGAATCTAGGGTCCAACGCGCTTAAATATACCACCCAGGGCTCGGTTGTGATTCGTATCGAGACGGAAAAATACGGCCCACTGGGAGACTCGTTAACCATAGCATTTAAGGATACGGGGATCGGAATTGCTGACGAGGACAAAAAAAAGTTGTTCACAGAGTTCGGTCGGGCAGAGGAGGTACGCCTGCGTTCAATTGAAGGGTCTGGCCTTGGCTTGATGATAACAGCTAGGTTGGCGTCCTTGCTTGGAGGTTATGTCGACTTCGATAGTGTGTATGGAGTGGGTAGTGAGTTTCGCTTACATTTGGCGTTGCCTCAGTCGGTTGATACGGCTGGAGGACGCGATACTAAATGGGGACAAAAAGGCCTCGCTATTGTATTGCTCGGGGTCGATGCCGAATTAACTGAGGCGATTGAGGTCGCGTTTAAGCGTGAGTTGGTTTCTGTCTTCTTGGAAGAGAATCCCGATGCATTTATAGGTCTTTGTGAAAAGGTTTTGCCTGATGTCATTTGCTTTAATGCTGATATCGTTATGACTTTCGGTCACGATGTGTTGCCGCAGCTTTGTGAGCACAGCGTGTTGCTCGGTATCCCCAAAATTGCACTGAGCATTAACGAAGACAATAAGAATCGTCTGCTAGGATCCGGAGCGGATCTACTGATGTTGAATTCTGATAATCCTAAGAAGATGGTGTCGGAGTTTGTGAAGTTAAGTAGTCTGGATATTTCCAACGTATTGTTGGTGGGGGTCGAGGGCGAGCAGGGTAAAACACTAGAGAAAAATTTTCAGGATTATGGAATACATGTGTGCGTTTCTCATCACGCGGATGATGCGATCGCACAGGCCAGAGAACTTAAGCCGGATTTCCTTTTGGTTAACTTGGGTGATGAAAAGTTGGATTCAACACGGTTGATGGTCCTACTTAATAGCGATGAACAGTGCAGAAAAATCTACCAGATTATTTATAACGGCATTGGCCGGCATAGACCGGTTGTGTTTAGTAATGAGGTGCAGGAAGAGTTAGCTCTTGGGGCGCCTACTTTTACCGATATTCTTTCTGCAGCGGCAACTTTGCGGCGCCGAAGTCGCGCCAGCTTAATGCGTATCGAGGCGCTACACCGGAGTTTAATGAAGAGTAAAGAGTATAGTGGTTCAGCACAGGTGCGGGGTGTTCCGCTGACGCAGCAGCGAGAGGGGAATATCCCGCTCATACTGGTTGTTGAGGACTCCAAAGATAACTCAGAGTTAATGGATTGGATACTGGTTGATGCTAAGTTGAGTCATGATACTGCGCGGAATGGCCGTGAAGCTCTAAACTTAGTGCTCGAAAAAACCTACGGTTTGTTGCTGCTCGATATCAATCTGCCGGATATTAATGGCCGCGAAGTGGCCCGCAGGTTGCGGGCCACCAGTAGCTATAGCGAAACGCCGATCATTGCTGTCACGGTGTTATCCTCTAAGTCGGATATTGATGAGTTGAAATCCTGCGGGATAAACGAAGTTGTTTCTAAGCCTCTGGATCAGGAAGCGCTGCTTGAGGTTATTCATCGCTACATTGCTTAATCCTAAGGCTGTTTTGAATGATGTTGTTTCTAGTGCCATAAGGTTGTTGCCCACAGGCCTTGCTTTGCGATTTTGCTGGCGTACTGTTCCCCTTGTCCCGGGTTGGCTTGCATGTAGTGGATGTATAATTGCAATCCGTTACTCGCGTTTAATCGCGACGTATAGGGGCCAATATCAGTCCCTTCGCGAGTAGAAAAAAACCACTTCCCGTCAACACAAAAATAGCGCTCTGATCGATACCAAACCTTTTCTTCAAATTCACCGTCTCTAACTAGCATGCTTATCCCTTCACAGTTTTGGTGTTTTATTTCTGTTAAGGGTTAGTATATAAATCGTACAGCAAAGGGTTAGATTTTTTAGTGCTGGAAAGTGCTCAAAAAACGTTCAGTCGGCATGAAAAAGGCGTTTATTGGTCGTTTAATAATCTTTGGTTCAAAGGGTACACCCTTTTTATAATCATTCGTTTTTTTCGAGGGTAGGGAGAAGGAAAGGAGCGGGGTCGCGGCAGGTGGCGACAGCCGTGGTTCAGAAACCGTATTGCATGTTAAGCTCGGCGATTGTTTATAAAGAGAAATAACGCATCTATGCATATTCATATTCTTGGTATTTGCGGTACGTTTATGGGGTCGCTGGCACAGTTGGCTCGGGCTGTAGGTCACACGGTTACGGGGGCGGATGTGCGCGTCTACCCGCCGATGAGTACTCAGCTGGAGTTGGCGGGAATTGAGCTCATAGAGGGCTTTTCGGCCGATCAGGTTAAAATACAGCCCGATATGTTTGTCATTGGCAATGTGGTCAGTCGCGGTAATCCGTTGATGGAGGCCATATTAAATGCGGGCCTTCCTTATACGTCTGGGCCACAGTGGTTGAGCGAGCATATCTTACAGGGGCGATGGGTTCTGGCTGTCGCCGGTACCCACGGTAAAACCACCACAGCCTCCATGTTGGCCTGGATTCTTGAGTATGCGGGGATGCAACCGGGATACTTGATTGGTGGTGTACCCGGTAACTTTCCCTCCTCTGCACGCCTCGGCGAAAGCGATTTTTTTGTGATTGAGGCAGATGAATACGATACGGCTTTCTTCGATAAGCGTTCGAAGTTCGTTCACTACCGGCCCAGCACCTTGGTATTGAATAATCTGGAGTTTGATCACGCCGATATTTTTCCCGATCTAAAAGCAATTCAACGGCAGTTTCATCATCTTGTGCGCACGGTTCCTGAAAACGGCTTGATTATCTACCCGCAGGCATCGCAGGCCCTTAAAGAAGTGCTCGACATGGGCTGTTGGTCGGACAGGCAAACGACAGCCGTGGAGTCTGGTTCTGCCGATTGGAGCGCGTTGAAGGGAAGTGCTGATGGGGCACGGTTTGAGGTGAGCTTCGCTGAATATTCCGATGCTGTGGGCAATGTATCCTGGCAGCAGAGTGGTGAGCACAACCTGTGTAATGCGATAAGTGCTATTGCCGCTGCGAGGCATGTGGGGGTGTTGCCTCAGATATCTTGTGAGGCACTAAGCCAGTTTAGCGGAGTAAAACGCCGTATGGAGCTATTGGATATTGTTCGCGCTGTTCATGTCTATGACGATTTTGCCCATCACCCTACAGCTATCAAAACCACCCTGGAGGGCTTGCGCGCTCGTGTGGGTGAGGAAAAAATCCTCGCGATTGTCGAGCCCCGCTCCAACACCATGAGGGAGGGCGTGCATCGCCAGCAGTTGGCCGCTTCCGCTGCTGCGGCCACTCAGTGTTTTTGGTATCAGCCCAGTAACCTGAGCTGGTCTTTACAGGAGACTTTGGGTGATATTCCCGGTGCTCTGGTGCTTTACTCCGTCAACGATATTGTTGGAGCCGCTATTGATTACATCGGTCAGCTTGCTGAGGGGGAAGCTTTGCATATGGTCATTATGAGTAATGGCAGTTTCGACGGTATTCACCAGCAATTACTACAGGCACTAAAAGCCTGTTGTCAGGAGCGCATTAATTGAGCCACCAAAAAACGATTACATTGGCCATTACGGGCGCTTCCGGGGCCCAATATGGCCTGCGCCTGTTACAAACATTGCTGGTTTTGGATTGCCGTGTTTATTTGCTGATATCTCAGGCGGCAGAGGTGGTTATTGCAACCGAAACCGATCTTGTGTTGCCACAACAGAGTGGTCGAGAGCAGGAGCAGTTTTTGTGTGACCACTTTTCGGCCAGGCCAGGCCAGCTCAAGGTGTTTTCCGAAAAAGACTGGATGGCTCCGGTTGCTTCGGGTTCGAGTTCTCCCCACAGCATGGTGATATGCCCGGCCTCTGGGGGAACGCTTTCGGCCATTGCCACCGGTGCGAGTAACAACTTGATTGAGCGTGCAGCAGATGTTGCTTTAAAAGAACGGCGACAGTTGATCTTGGTCCCCAGGGAAACGCCCTATTCGGAAATTCATTTACAGAACATGCTAAATTTAACGCGCATGGGGGCAGTGATTCTTCCGGCAAGCCCGGGCTTCTACCACCGTCCCCAATCGATTGATGAACTTGTCGACTTTGTTGTTGCCAGAATCCTCGACCAGTTACATCTGCCTCAAACTGCCGTTCCTCGCTGGGGAGAAACGGAAGAATAAAATATATATCGCTACGTGGGTTTGATTTTGAGTCAATAATGGCGCCTATTTACGGTTTTTTACCTTTTGTCCATTAACGGTTCAGGCTAGTGCGCCGTATAATGCGCGCCTATTTATGAACACTGTGTCAGTACATGTACCGGTCAGCTGGTATATTGAGATCCCTACGACAGGCGCCACGAAACACCTGAAAAACATTTCATTATGTTTCATTATGTTTCACAGAGTCTGTTTTTCTGCCTAGCTTTCTGAAGCTATACTGCTTTTTTTAATCAGGATGTAGTCATACCGCATGTTCGGCCGTCTTTTTGACCGTTATATATCTGTAATAACACGCTTTCCCAAGTCGACTCTAGTGATGCTCGGCTGTGTGGTGCTTTGCGCTGTAGTAGGGCTGCCAAACTTTAAGCTCGACGCATCGTCAGACTCCCTCACACTGGAGAATGATACCGACCTTGATTTTTATCGCGATGTGATAAAAGCCTACGGTTCCGGCGACTTTCTGGTCGTTACTTTTCGCCCGAAAACCCCACTGTTTACTCAGGAATCATTGAGCACCTTACAATCGCTGCGCGATGATTTGGCGGCTATTGAAGGGTTTATCAGCATTAACACCATCCTCGATGTTCCTCTGCTGTATAGCCCTATGCAGGGCTTGTCGGAGATGGTCTCCAGTCCACGCAATTTGTTAACGCCGGGGATGGACTTTGCGCAAGCCAAAGAGGAATTTTTAACCAGCCCGGCCTATCGCGATTTAATTTTGGGGCCGGATGGCGAAACAACGGCTCTGCAGCTCAATTTAAAAGTCGATGAACGCTATATCGAACTTGTTAAGCGTCGTGATGCGCTGAACCTGAAAAAGAAAACGTCTGGCGATTTCGGTGTTGAAGAACGCCAGAATCTTGCGCGCGTTCAGGCCGAGCTTTTAGAGTACAGAACACAGGCGTCTACCCGAGACCACTTGCGCGTGGAAAATGTGCGTGAGGTGGTGGAGGGGTATCGCGATCGGGCGCAGATTTATGTCGGTGGCTTGACCATGATTACCGCCGATATGATCAGTTTTATTAAAAGTGATTTGGTGATCTTTGGTTCGGCTGTACTGCTCTTTATGGTCGTTGTGCTGGCCGTAATTTTTCGTTCCTGGCGCTTCGTCATAATTCCGATGGCCAGCTGTCTGGCTGCCGTATTGATTATGTTGGGCTATGTCAGTTGGGTGGATTGGCGGCTTACGGTCATCTCTTCCAATTTTGTGGCTTTACTGCTGATTATTTCGCTGGCCATTATTATTCATCTTATTGTGCGCTATCGAGAATTTGCTCAACAAAATGCCGACTGGGGGCAGCGGGAGCTGGTCACTGCGACGGTGAAGTTTATGATCTTGCCGTGTCTGTACACGGTGATGACCTCCGTTGTGGCATTTGCTTCACTGGTGGTCAGTAATATTCGACCTGTGATCGATTTTGGTTGGCTGATGACCATGGGTTTACTGCTGGCGTTTTTTCTCGCTTTTACCTTGTTGCCAGCGGCAATGATGTTGTTGCCAGCAAAGGGGGGGGGCAGTGGAGGCTCTTCTACTCAGAGCAGTGACAAGCCTATCACCCTGTTATTTTCCCGGTTTGTAGAAAAACGGGGCGCATGGGTATTAATCATCAGTCTTTTGTTGGCGATTGCCAGTGCTTGGGGCGTTACTCGGCTGGAAGTCGAAAACCGCTTTATCGATTATTTCCACAAGAGCACTGAAATTTATCAAGGCTTGTCGGTTATTGATAGCGACCTGGGTGGAACCACCTCCCTGGATATTATTATTAACCACCGTGAACAGACCGTTGACATTCAACCGCAGCAATTTGCCGATGAGAACGACCCTTTTGCCGAGGCCGACCCTTTTGATGAGGGGGATCCCTTTGAAGATCTGGAGCCCCTGGCGGAGCAGGACCCGTTTACGGAAGTGGACCCTTTTTCCGAGCACGGGGCCGACGATCCCAGCTATTGGATGACGATTAGCGGCTTGCGACAGGTCAATGCCATCCACAAGTATTTGGAAGATTTGCCCGAAGTAGGTAAGGTTCAATCATTGGCAATACTTTATAACATTGGCCTGGATATTAATGGTTCACTCAATGATTTTGAGCTGGCGATTATCCGTAAAAAACTGCCGCAGTCGATCAAAAGTTCGATGGTATCCCCTTTCCTCGACGCCGAGAACAATCAAACGCGCATAAGCCTGCGCGTTCACGATGGCTATCCGGGCTTGAACCGTGCCGAATTGGTGAAGCGTATTCACTACCATTTAACAGAGAGTAAACTGGTCAAGGAAGAAAGCCTTCGGTTTAGTGGTCTGTTGGTGCTCTATAATAATATGTTGCAAAGTTTATTCAGCTCGCAAATATCAACCCTGGGAACAGTCCTGCTGGCTATTTTAGTTATGTTTATGGTGCTGTTTCGTTCCATAAAAGTCGCTTTTGTGGCGATTATTCCAACCATTCTCGCGGCCGTTGGTATTTTAGGTTTTATGGGGCTTTTCGGTCTGCCGCTGGATATGATGACCATTACCGTAGCGGCCATAACCGTTGGTATTGGTGTGGATAATACCATCCACTATGTTCACCGTTTTCGGCGTGAGCTGGAACACGATGGCGACTATATTGCCAGTATGCACCGCGCCCATGCCTCTATCGGGCAGGCGATGTTTTATACGTCAGTGATTATTATTTTCGGCTTTGCCATTATGGTGTTGTCGGCGTTTATCCCCACCATCTATTTCGGGTTGTTAACGGGCCTGGCCATGTTCCTGGCGCTGCTTGGCGCCTTGCTGTTGTTGCCAAAGCTGATCCTGTTAACTCGCCCTTTAAACTAACTTTTCTTGGGGGCGGTCTTTAATTTATTTAAATACCGCTCCATCAATAAGCAAAAACCAAAACCCACCAAGATCCCGCTTAGGTTGGTCAGTGCGTCGAAAAAGTCTGGCTGCCGCATTTCGCTAAAACTCTGTAAGGCCTCGATCGTCATCGAATAAATAATGGCGAATACTATTGCCTTGCGGCGGTTTATGGCGCCAAAAAAAGCTACCCAGGTTGAGCCGATAAGAAGCAGGTTCCCGATAAAGTGCAGAATTTTATCGGAGGTTATGTGTGCCCACTGGGTGGGGGAGGCGCTTAAGGCCATATAGGCAAATATGAGGATAGCCGCAAAAAACTGAAGCCTGCGCAGCAGTTTACATTCGGGAGAAAAAAACAGGTAGGAGAGGAAGCGGTTAAGTGTAGAGACAACTGACATACTAGATTGGGAATAAGAGAGTAAATTTTGCGCCGCCGAGCTCGCTGTCGCTAACTTCCAGCTGCCCCTGGTAGCTGCTGAGTATATCAACAACAATTGATAGCCCGATACCCTGGCCTTGAATGGATGTGTCGGCGCGGGCGCCGCGGGTCAGCAAGCGCTGCTTGAGTTCATCAGCAATGCCGGGGCCATTGTCCTCAATACTGACGGTCAGTACGTCGTTGTTGGTTTGCGCGCCGATCTGAATTTTGTTTTGGCCATATTTAAAGGCGTTTTCCAGAATATTTCCGAACACCTCCAGCGCGTCACTTTCGTCACCGGGAAACTGTAAATTCTCGGGGATATTGATATCGACAGAGAATTGCTTCTCTCGAAAGACTTTGCGCAGTGCCGTTGACAAGCGGTTGATGGTGGCCGCAAGTGGTGTTTTTGCGCGAATACTGCTGGTGGCGGTCAGAGTGGCACGCTGTAGCTGGTGCTGAATGATGTCCGCCATTCTACTTACTTGCTCGTTTATGGCGTTTTGCTGCGTTGGTGAGTTGGATTCCAGCTCTGCACGAATAATGGCCAGGGGCGTTTTTAGGCTGTGTGCCAGATCTGAAAGTGTATTTTTATAGCGTTGCCGCTGCCCTTGCTCCGTTTCAAGAAGCTCGTTTAAATTGTGAATAACCGGTGCAATTTCGGTGGGGTATTCACCTTCCAGCTGACTGTTGTGGCCCTGCTGAAACTTTTTTAAGGCTTGCGCCAGTCGGTCCAGGGGCTTTAAGCCCCAGCGGGTAATAAGAAACTGGGCAATGATAAAAAGTATGGCAATACCGCCCAGCCAAAGCCAGAGCGCATCGCGATAGCCTTTCAATTCTTCCTGCAGCTGGTGTTGGTCGTGAATGATTGAAAATCGAAACAGCGTATCCTGTTGATTAATTTCCCATACGGAGTCAAAACTAAGGACAAAGTGCGGCTCCTCCCGTAAAAGCTGCTCGTTAAAAAGCTCCTGTCCGGGTGCCAATTGAGCCCTGCGGGGGAGGGAGAGTGAATCATCGGCAGGGAAGGAATCGCTCTTCCAGACAATTTCGCCCTTTGTATTGGTGACCAAACCGTAAAGCCCAGATTGGGGGCGGTTAAAGCGGGGTTCCGCCATGGTCTCGGGAAGGTACAGTTGGTGGTCTTCAGGTTCCGCCGCTCCCAAGAGAGAATAGAGGTGTGCCTGTAGGGCCTGCTGCTCAGCGTTTATTAAGCTGTTGCGAAAGGCGCGGTCGAGAGAATAGGCGCTAAAACCGAGAATAACCGGAAGAACCAGAACCGAGGACAGAGTGAGGCGCGCAGCAAGGGAGGGGAGTTTAAAGTCCATGCAATAATGTTTTATCCTGCTTCCAGCGCAAAACGGTAGCCCTGTCCGCGAACCGTTGTAATGGGTTTTAAGTTGTTCTCGGGATCCAATTTTTTACGCAGGCGACCAACAAACACTTCGATCACATTGCTGTCGCGCTCAAAATCCTGGTGGTAGAGATGTTCCGTTAACTCTGTTTTGGATATCGGTTGGCCGGGGTGCAGTGCTAAGTATTCGAGCGTGTTGTACTCGTAGCTGGTCAGTTCAATAAAGCTTCCGCCAACGGTGACTTGTTTGGTGGAGGTGTCGATAACGATTGATCCAAAGGTCAGCTGAGGTGTGGCGCTACCGCCAGAACGGCGAATCAAGGCGTTGGCACGAGCGCGCAATTCTTCGGAATGGAATGGTTTAACCAAGTAATCGTCGGCACCCGCCTCCAGGCCCTTTACCTTGTCTTGCCAGTGACCACGGGCGGTGAGAATAAGTACGGGGTATTTCTTTCCTGCTGCGCGTAAGCGGCGAATGATTTCTATGCCGTCTACCTTGGGTAGTCCGATATCGATAACTGCGAAATCGTAGTCGTATTCTGTGGCGTAGTAGCTGCCGTCTTCGCCGTCGGCTGCCGTTTCAATCACAAAATTCAGCGCGCTAAAATAGTCTGCCAGTTGCTGGCGAATAGCGGCTTCATCTTCAACGATCAACATCTTCATGCGAAGGTTCCTTTTGCTTGCACCGTTCGTGGGGTTTATTTTCCGAGCACTTTCCCGCTGCGGGCGTCTACGGTCACAATCACAACCTTACCGGTTTTCTGCAGGATTTTGACGCGATAGCGATCGCCGCTGCGGCTGACCTTTAGTACTTTGCCGCCGTATTGTCTCTGCGCAGCACTGGCGGCTCGGCTTTTGCTGATGCCTTTGTCGGCTTGGGCCAATTGCCAGTGCGGCTTTGCTGTTGTAACTGTCAGCTCAAATTCCGTTGCCTGGGGTTGGGCATGGCTGGCAGGTACCGCAAAGGAGATCAGGCTGGCCAATACCAGCTTATAGCGGGTCTTCGGGCGGAATAGTCGAGTGAACATAGCTTTTATAGCGAAGTGAGTGAGTGCGTATTGTATGACAAACACAGGTACCAGTTCACTCGTTACTGCTTAGTGTTCTAACGGCTGAATATTGATGGCAATTTTCAGCTTGTTGCCAGGGTCGCGGCGAGTGCGTGTTGTGTAGGTTTCGCCGTTGTAGCGGTAGGTTACGCTATAGCCGGCGGGCACTTCTTCCATTTCCACCCTTTCTTTAACCTCGCAGCGTTGTACATCGCGATAGCTGACTTCGGTGTGAGAATACTGCCGGTTACTGCCGTTACGGCTAATGTCACGGCCTACAGAAGCTCCAAGAATGGCACCCACAACGGTACCTACCTTTTTATTCTCATCGCCTGCACCTACGGCATTACCGATGGCGCCGCCGATTACGCTACCGAGAATGGTACCAGTGGCAGATTTTGGCTTGCCGCTAGAGGCGCGATAATAAACGGGCTGCTGTTCGCGAACTTGCTCGACCCAGCAGTTTTCTACCGGGATGCGTCGTTCGACGGTTTGATAAATGGGCCGAGCATCTACAACCTCGGCGTAAGCCACCATGCGGCTGGAGCCCTGCTCGCTTGCCAGCGTAGGCATTGCCAGACCAGTGCATAAGGCGGATATAGTCAGGGCAAGATTCAGGCGTTTCATTTTCAGTCTCCTTGTTTTTGGCGGCCCTCATCGGGGCATGCTTAAAAGGTACTCCTGTGGGGCTGAATAGAGCCTGAATAAGATTCGTATTGCCTGAGCGAGTCTGGCGCCCTTTTCTCTATAGCCCCAAAGCGATTTCCACAGCCTGTTTCAAATTGTCTACCCTGTAGTCCGCCAGCGATAAATCCTGATGTTTTGAAAAGGCGTAGGTCACGGCAATACAGGTCATTCCCGCGGCTTGGGCTGCTCGAATACCGGTTAGGCTATCCTCAATCGCCATACACTCCCTCGGCTCTACGCCCAGTTCTAACGCGGCCTTTAGATAAGTATCCGGTGCCGGCTTGCTGTTATCGACATCATCTTTACTGACTATCGTTTGAAAAAAGTCTTCCAGTTTGTGGCTGCTTATAGAAGAAGTAACTTCACTGTGATTAGCGCCAGTAGCAACACCCATTTTGACTCCGGCCTGTTTACCGAGATCCAGAGCTTCCAGGGCAAATGGCATTAAGGGGAAGGGATTACGGTTTAATACGACCTGTAATGCCTGTTGTTTGAGGTCGCACAAGTCTTGTGGATTTAGGTTGAGGCCATGTTGTTGTACGATAAGTTCTGCGTTCCGAAGCGTTGGCGTACCGCAGTGGTGGTTGAGATATTCCTGCTTGTTGAACTTAATCCCGAAGTTGTCCGATAATAATTGTTGCCAGATAGTGAAATGGACGCCTTCTGAATCCACCAGTGTGCCGTCGTGATCAAAAATAATAGCTGCAATGCCCAAATTTAGTCCCCTTTGTTGAATTGCTTGCGTGTTTATTCGCATTCGCAAAGTGAAACACTGCTAAGATAAGTTCCCGCAAAATGGGTCATTGTAGCAAACGAGAGTTGTTATATTTCTATGAGTCGAGTTGTGCGTTTTTTTATCCTGTTGGCGCTTATTCCGCTTTTGGTGAACTGTACCTTTATTCGTCAGAAAGAGGATCGGCAGTTGGCGTTACAGCAAACTTTGGACCAGCAGCGGCAATGTATGGAAGAGCAGGCCGAGCAGCTGGAGGAAATGACGCTCACGCAAAAACAAATAACGGAAGAAATGCAGTTACTGCGACGCCAGGTGCGGGAGGTGCATGCCGCTGTGACCCGTAACGATGAGCGGGGTGGGCCGGTTGTTCAAACCCAGAAGCCTACTCCAGCTGCGGGGGTTTCTGTGGGCGCCCAGGCCCAGCGGAGTAGTAAAATTGTTATTGGTCGTATTGAGTGGGCTTGGCTGGAATTGGCCGAGCAACGCTATAAAGCCCGGGTTGATACTGGTGTGGAGGGGTCGTCGTTAATGGTCAAGGATGTTCAGCCCTTTGAACGGAACGGCAGTAAGTGGATTCGCTTTCGCATTCCTACCACCGACGAAGCCCCCTTTCTTGAAACCCCACTGCTTCGCTATAAGAAAAATCGTAATGGTTCTGCAGAATCAGAACGGCGCCCGGTTGTGAACCTGCTTGTACGGGTGGGCGAAATAAACGAAGAAGTGGAATTTAACTTAATTGCACGCGACAGTATGGTGTATCCGGTTCTTTTAGGGCGAAATTTTTTGCGGGACATTGCTATTGTTGATGTCGCCCAAAAATTTATTCAGCCCAAAGTAGAATTCGCGCAGCCCTGAATTTTTCAAAAAGAAAAAGCCTGTGAATCGATCCCGTCTTTCAGTTATAACCCTTGTCGGCCTCTTGTTGTTGGCTGGCAGCCTGTTAACCTGGTATAGGCACCAGGCATTTGACGTCCCCTGGTTGCCGGGGGAAAAGCGTCAGGTATGGTCGATTGAAGCGAAGTTGGAGTTTATCGCCCGCGGCGATCCGGTAAAAGTTTCTCTGGCCATCCCCGGGACACAAACGCGCTTTGAACGCATTGCCGAGCATACGGCCAGCCCCGGTTATGGTTTGGCGTTTGTTGAACAGGGCAGTGAACGCCGTGCCGAATGGTCTATCCGGTCTGCCGAGGGAAGGCAAACGCTTTATTACCGGGTGGATATGCAGGTGAACGATGATTTGACTGTTCCCGGTTTCGCGCCGCAGTCAGACAAAAATAAACGCCTGATGGAGACGGGTCCGCAGGAAACCTCAGCCTTGCAACTGTTGAATAACGCCCTAGAACGTTCAGCCGATAACTTTACCCTCACGCGCGAATTAATTAACGAATTTAACAGTCAGGTGCAGAGCGCTCAGTTTCTTGCGCAGAAGCAAAGCCGTAGTCGCTGGCTGGCGCAGTTGCTTCAGCATGCGGGCGTTCCTGTGCGAGAGGTGCTTAGCCTAACACTGGAAGATGGTCGCAGGCGTCAGCCGTTAAACACCTTGCTGCAGGTGTTTGATGGTAAAGAATATCGCTTATTTAACCCGCAAACGGGTCGCCAGGGTCAGTTTAAGAACCAGCTGCTGTGGGAGTATCAATCGGGCTCTCTGCTGGATATTGTCGGTGGCTCCCAATCTCGTGTACTGTTTTCTATTATTGAACAGGAAGTCCCGGTAGCGCGGGTCATGGAAACCGAGCGGGCACAAAATGTTGGCTTGCTGGATTTTTCTATTCACAGCTTGCCAGTGGAAGAGCAGGCGCTGTTTAAAGGTATTTTTCTGATTCCTGTCGGTGTGCTGGTGGTAGTGTTTATGCGCATTCTGATTGGTCTACGTACTTCCGGCACCTTTATGCCGGTGCTAATCGCCATTTCATTTATTCAAACCAGTTTGTTGACGGGAATTATCGGCTTTGTGCTGATTGTTGGGGTTGGTC
Coding sequences within:
- a CDS encoding response regulator, yielding MNKGKELPAPLYLLPSIPASVVAVVVGLSLLPFALILLGFDFGVNTPVHVVEQLALLPEEDLLNNLKLMMVGPQLHTLLEWSAIMTAVLTALLAFSHFSMTANITTPVIGISLLCAGAMDAFHSLVASRMLDTVADTAALIPFSWVVARSFNALLVLLGVGTLLLLSSKTRNTNPIRFLLAVTAVFVLLGYLITQWCISASNIPVTIFPHDLIKRPFDVIPLVAYIFAGAFVFPAFKEKYPSVFSDSLVISTIPAIAVELHMVFGSAALYDSHYYAAHGLKVLAYLVPFFGLLFDYYATYQKDKLKTAQLHQTYRELEERTLQLSSSNKRLEKANHYKSEFMASMSHELRTPLNSVIGFTRILLKDVGEGELRRENLALESIYRNSTHLLGLINDILDLSKIDAGRMVLSEESIVVGELVNDIKMELTPLAERKKLAFTVENYARNISVVSDKAKLRQMLLNLGSNALKYTTQGSVVIRIETEKYGPLGDSLTIAFKDTGIGIADEDKKKLFTEFGRAEEVRLRSIEGSGLGLMITARLASLLGGYVDFDSVYGVGSEFRLHLALPQSVDTAGGRDTKWGQKGLAIVLLGVDAELTEAIEVAFKRELVSVFLEENPDAFIGLCEKVLPDVICFNADIVMTFGHDVLPQLCEHSVLLGIPKIALSINEDNKNRLLGSGADLLMLNSDNPKKMVSEFVKLSSLDISNVLLVGVEGEQGKTLEKNFQDYGIHVCVSHHADDAIAQARELKPDFLLVNLGDEKLDSTRLMVLLNSDEQCRKIYQIIYNGIGRHRPVVFSNEVQEELALGAPTFTDILSAAATLRRRSRASLMRIEALHRSLMKSKEYSGSAQVRGVPLTQQREGNIPLILVVEDSKDNSELMDWILVDAKLSHDTARNGREALNLVLEKTYGLLLLDINLPDINGREVARRLRATSSYSETPIIAVTVLSSKSDIDELKSCGINEVVSKPLDQEALLEVIHRYIA
- the mpl gene encoding UDP-N-acetylmuramate:L-alanyl-gamma-D-glutamyl-meso-diaminopimelate ligase, producing MHIHILGICGTFMGSLAQLARAVGHTVTGADVRVYPPMSTQLELAGIELIEGFSADQVKIQPDMFVIGNVVSRGNPLMEAILNAGLPYTSGPQWLSEHILQGRWVLAVAGTHGKTTTASMLAWILEYAGMQPGYLIGGVPGNFPSSARLGESDFFVIEADEYDTAFFDKRSKFVHYRPSTLVLNNLEFDHADIFPDLKAIQRQFHHLVRTVPENGLIIYPQASQALKEVLDMGCWSDRQTTAVESGSADWSALKGSADGARFEVSFAEYSDAVGNVSWQQSGEHNLCNAISAIAAARHVGVLPQISCEALSQFSGVKRRMELLDIVRAVHVYDDFAHHPTAIKTTLEGLRARVGEEKILAIVEPRSNTMREGVHRQQLAASAAAATQCFWYQPSNLSWSLQETLGDIPGALVLYSVNDIVGAAIDYIGQLAEGEALHMVIMSNGSFDGIHQQLLQALKACCQERIN
- a CDS encoding flavin prenyltransferase UbiX, whose amino-acid sequence is MSHQKTITLAITGASGAQYGLRLLQTLLVLDCRVYLLISQAAEVVIATETDLVLPQQSGREQEQFLCDHFSARPGQLKVFSEKDWMAPVASGSSSPHSMVICPASGGTLSAIATGASNNLIERAADVALKERRQLILVPRETPYSEIHLQNMLNLTRMGAVILPASPGFYHRPQSIDELVDFVVARILDQLHLPQTAVPRWGETEE
- a CDS encoding DUF6316 family protein, encoding MLVRDGEFEEKVWYRSERYFCVDGKWFFSTREGTDIGPYTSRLNASNGLQLYIHYMQANPGQGEQYASKIAKQGLWATTLWH